Within the Glycine max cultivar Williams 82 chromosome 12, Glycine_max_v4.0, whole genome shotgun sequence genome, the region tttaaataatattattcaatgacttattttatacaaattattatcttgttctaatttttctacgacgatgatcaacatgttatgtgtatataattattgtaatactagaataataaattaaagaaaattgtaaggttaatgcctagtggtaatttcttttgatgtaatattaaattgttatagaaatcctttgattaaaaataatgtagtttaatttactatatacatatacatatatatgttttgtatcatgcaaatattattattgtgtgatgtgtatgagttataaggtgtaataagttattataatggtattataatattatagtgaagattgagtagtacaaagttgaatgtgtcaatttgcgagatacatgtaaaaatgagatgattgatgtgatattatgagatgttaaactgtgggcatgatatttgattgtgaataagtgtgtgtgtttgacacttgatgtgacaataattatattgtgagctatgaattatacaataactcgaccaatgttatcttgagaaaaacgttgatgcgcagtgtttaagagaaaatgtaggtttcctattcaggaaccagtgttaaattgtagcacaatgtgttaaccgtgtttgaaacacgagtgtgaggtcgggggtattgtataattcatgagcagtgcttataaatgaaatatgtgatggtggattgtgacatcatgagatgtgaaattatgaatgagttttggttgtaaataagtgtgtgattaattcttgatgtgacattatttgtgttgtaagctgtgaattgtacaataacccgaccagtgttatcttgagaaaagtgtaaatgcgcagtgtcaAAGAGAAAgcgtaggtttcctatttaggaaccagtgttaaagagaaagtgtaggtttcctatttaggaaccagtgttaaattgtagcgcaatatgttgtacgtgtttaaaacacgagtgtgaggtcgtgggtattgtataagtcacgagcagtgtctgtgtgctaaaatgattttaggggttggacctgaatcaggagggagaggccctgatggactcttcggagtgtaggtcttgggggtcaccgggtttgagtgctcctttaagcctatgttgatcccatatggttggagcattctcgtaaaacatcgtgaccctgactggtctccctatgatcttacttagtgagagtgacctaacaaactcattgtgtggtgtgtcttgttatgtactcctaagcaccccaaggtggtttttcactaacatggtaccacattgcatataggcttgagtcttagcataactgtctcatgcgcttgctaattgtttattatgaaattgaggtgttattatttcttgatcagagcgtgtgattcttgtgtaatgtgattgatgattgaaaagtatgattgatggatgaaaagtgaactttgaatgtcaaagtggtggaattacatgaattacgtgtaagtaagttttatttggtttatatgtatatctagttgtcttgttctCTAAAGTTAGGAAAGGGATAACTCACTCccgtttgttgtttgtgttgggATCAGGgaatgatcttgaactttgtgtttcgGGGGAACaaatgaataggtggatgactatgaagaatctCATgttagaggacacgggaacaccgcgctctgataggatgtgacattaggatataagttctatattaattgtatgaaacttagatggccttctttgagccgagatgactttattatttatttggacaagtttgaatatgatgtagaagaaagtgaatgtgagccttttatccatttgaaaggcttgtatttaaaaatgttttaaaaatacttttaattaatatttaaatttttattcttttattaacatatatgtgagaggtagagggtgtcacagttaTCCTCTCCTTTAGAAGTCACAAACAAAAAGATATCATACACCAAACCTATATAACCACTATGTGTGGTTTACTAACAAACAAAACTCTTATAGTAACTTGGTTCATATGTCTATCACGCATTTTTGATAGGTTTGGATGGTCCAATGTTTCGTAATTGGACAGTCCATCCAAACCCAATATTTTGAtcattacaaaatataattttatgatggGCTAATAGTTTACTCTTAAGTGAAACAGGAAGGGAATACATGTTTCATACCTAGTGTTTCATAATTAGATTATCCATCCATACCTAATATtttgatgattaaaaaatataaatttatgatagGCTAATGGTTTACTCTTAAGTAAAACAAGACTTATCATGTATAAGCACATGTGGTAATGATACTATATCCTATGCTCTTATTAGTTATTGTCCATTCATAACTAGGACTTGCTTTTTAAAAGAGTTATATCTAGTGTCCAACGTGTTGTTGTAAATAACCATCCAATCACTTGTGAAAACCAATGTCTATACATTGAACCTTTAAAAGTGTGTCCAATAGATTTATTCACTTAACACAAGGCATTTTATATTTAGTATAAGTGACTTGTGAAAACAAGACTTATCATGTATGAGCACATGTGGTAATGATACTATATCCTATGCTCTTATTAGTTATTGTCCATTCATAACTGGGACTTGCTTTTTAAAAGAGTTATATCTAGTGTCCAACGTGTTGTTGTAAATAACCATCCAATCACTTGTGAAAACCAATGTCTATACATTGAACCTTTAAAAGTGTGTCCAATAGATTTATTCACTTAACACAAGGCATTTTATATTTAGTATAAGTGACGTCTAATCACATACTGGATTCAAATTATCTAAAAAGAGAAGTGCTCGTATCAACTCTCTTGTACATTCTCTTTGCCTCTCCTATTTTGCATGTTAACTTTGAATTTCAAGTATGTAGagacaaaatagaagataatAGAAGAAATCAATAAAGCATATTCCTCAGAGGTCGTTATCGCTGGAGAGATGCGCACATGTAGTTGTCTGTACTTTTATTCCTTCTCTTACCTCAAGCAAACGACACGTTGCACAAGCCCCCAACTGTGAGATAACGGTCATATCAAGGAATTCTTAGATCTCATAATGGATCTCTTCTATGAAGTCTATAAAAATATACTCAAGCACTGATATCAATACatgaaaacaaagagaaaaacaagCGAGTGGATTTGAACTGCTAAGATTTTGTCAAGTCATTGGACGATACTACATTGTGCTTAAATTGTCATCCTTTACTTTACAAAGTTAATTGAGTGTATTCACACTAAGTGTTTATCCACTCTTTGAGTGTTTTGAATATGTGTATTCATTCAAACCTTTGTTGCTTGTGAAAGTCAGGAGTGGCTTAGTGTGAAATAATACTTGGTGTTCTTAGATTTAGGGAAAATCTAAGGGGTGTATCAGAAGTGGCCTAGAGAATATTGTTGTAGCCAGAAGTGGCGGGACATGATATGTGTTTGTAATCTAATTTTGATGGATAGTACTCGTTATAAGCTTGTAAAGGAGAACTAGATGTAACTATGTTTGAACAAACTAGTATAAACTTAAGTGTTTCTACTTCTCTAAAGCCATTTGACGTGTATTCTCTTGTGCTTATTTTGACACACTTTGTCACAAAAGTCTATATTGGAAAACCTTTGTAAAAACTTTTTTCACTAGCATTGGACGATAGTCTATTTCTGTTTTCATCAAAGCTATTTTTTCTATACATTGGATGATACATTCAAAACCTTGTTTTCAGCATATCTAATTGAGAAAACCATACTCTTCACGAAAAGactttcatctttatctaattcATTATTCAACCCCTTGTTCTagtgtgatattttttattttgattttatttatcctGGTCCCAACCTACTATTAAGCTTCTCCTACTTTAATGGTCttataaaacttttataaatGATGGTTAGAGTTCACATTTTTTCCAAAACAAGTGATGCTCTTCTCTCAACCATGAATATGGTTCCGTTCTAATCAGGAGTGTCAAATAAGGCTCACGAGTCCCTCGCGCTAACCGAATTCGCTATCCTTAGTCAGGTTATCACCATTCTTCATTCCCCTAGGTTCTTTTGAACCGTTTGGATCATCCCTCAATGTGCCTAGTGTGAGTCATCTATTCTTTCTCAACGTTTCCTCACACTTTCTCATAGTGTAGAGATTCGTTGTCCTCGAATTTTTGGTTACATGGTACGTACGAACGAGCGTTAGAGGACTATGCTATAACCGAGTCTAAAGCAACCCTCTACCTCAAGCACTTCCATCTCTCTAATCATGTCTCACACTCGTCACCAACTTACATCTACTTCTCATTCTAttcaattttcctttcttatgtCCTTATCGTATATGATGTCTCATCAAGTCTTCGACTTCACAAGTTGTCATCACACATCCAATGAGAGGAAAAAGTGTTGGCTCTTTTCAATCCCTTAGGGTACCATTACCATAGTCCCTCAAGTGGATAAGTCCAGTTCTCACACCAACAAACTAGCCAACATCATTACCATAAAAGTAATTCATAAGCATAAACTTTCTACAATGTTGAGGGTCGAATACCCTAACACCCAAACCAAGTGCGGATAGGATCACAATATCTCATCACCGCATCTCATCACACTTAATCAATGTATAAACATAAGCTTTCTAAAATGTTGAGGGTCAGACACCCCTGGACCCAAACCAAAGCATGGAATATGTCACAATTAAGCAATATTCATAATCAATATTCACATCATACCTCATCGTGCACAACTTCATCATTCATCAATTATCCTTCTCACACAAGAGACATACACCACTTCCAATCATACAATATCTCATCATTCATTGATTATTCTTCATATTCTAGACCACATACTCAAACCATGAACATGTACTCATTTCATAATTCTTGAACCTATTTTAGAAGCATCAAACACACTTATGATCTATAGCTTTATTTCCATTATTCTACACAAATGCATTTAAGTTACATTACCCACACCTTCATATCAATTTTATCTATACATTTTCCCTCATCAAGCTATTTTTCAAAGCACACATCTCACATTTCAAGTTACCATACTTAGTATCacattatcattaaaattatcACTTCCACTAACATAAACCATCAAGCAATAATCATAGATTTGCAAAAAAACAATAATCTCTTAGTCTCTTATTCATGCTTCCACGAGGCTTTGAGATACAACAAAATTTCGGTCAAACCACTAAAATCCGTTAGAGGAAACTCGAATTTTATGAAGAAAGAGGCGAGAGAAGAATCACAGGTAgagaatgagaaaataaaagtgACAATTTAGTTCCAACGAGTCAACACCACCCTTGACACTCTTAAGAGAAATAGATTCAAAGGTGTCATGTATGTACTTTAGTTTGGATGAATGGAGAGAATTCATATGAAGATAAATTTATCCTActcttataaatttaaaaataattttaatttttatcttttaagacTTAACTATCAACACTCaacaaattcaagaaaaaaataatatttatccaaaaatttatctagaatattaaaatatatttctctaaaaaaaattgcaaaagcattatcagtttttaattaaaatttatttttaaaaatatattactaagtaatttaaataaaatcttttaaattcaaAGCTCATTCGCGtgcaaaacaaaatatacactACTAATTTTGTGAACCGCACCAAAGCAGGGTCGGCCCTCCCCGTTACAAGTGTTTGTTGACACTTGATAACATACGCAACATGTAATCCTCATTTCAACATGAATATATTCCTATcttcatatattaaataataatagtataaaacatatatattaaataataatatattgttatTCTCTTTCCTTAATGTTCTCATCTAAtacatttttatgtttataaaaaaatgcactTAAAAACTGGCATTCTTATACCGTAAGAGTGTAAGACAACTACACATAGAATTGGATTTAAATTCGACAttatatccaaaaaaaatacacttaaaTTAGAGGAATACTCCTTTAATTAAAAAGgacattttttaatcattttcgaTCAATACCTTTTTAAGGTCCTTATTAgagatttttcaaataaaatgagaaCAATAATATCGCATCAATTACTTCattgtcttttttaaaaatttaaaataaaataaattgaacaaaatataaaacttgAGACAAAGGTGTGGATGGTACCCTACCCATACCTTCAAACCTTCATATTATTAACAAACTTCGTAGAGAGTCACATCAACCACCCCAATAGATCACTACCAACACCTTCAAAGCTTAATTCCCTAACTACAAGTATTATTTCTAGTTGCAAGCACTgatattttaacttaaatttgttGCAACATTAATTAAGCGTCTGCAATTTCAGCAGATTCAGCAGCAGCTAGGACAAGCTCAGGATGAACGTTTCCTACAGAATCCAAAGCATTGGGAAGTCCCAATGATCTCAAAGCCAGATGGGCTGCTTTCTGCCCTGAAATCATCATTGCTCCAAATGTTGGACCCTGCATTCACAATTGAACAAAGCTCAAACAATTAGATACTTCATTTTATGTCTAGAAACAAAAATTAGGAGatattttcacatatttttctattttcttcaaGAGTTCTGTTCAAATACTGGACAgacaaatattttaagaaacagTAGTAATGtactcaaaagacaaaaacGCTTTTGAATGTACAACAaagataaacaatttttttttaaaaaaaaaaactgtttttgaaaaaagacATTAATTGTTTTCCGAACCAGTTAAGTTacagtatataaaaaaaaaaactagagaattatattatatgaaaacaattaaccaagattttcttctttttcatatatgGTCAAGTTTACTTCTCTCCTCTTCTAATTATCAAATGGGCCAAAATATATAGATGCAACCAATTTAAATTCCTTTTCAGTCCTAGTTTGCTGTTGAACCCATCACATAAAGTATCTCTATGTCTATGCCAAAGAAAGCAATCTCAATTCTCAAAAAAGACGAAGTGTCTATGAATATCAAAAGGTAAAAATTTTACCATTCTTGGAGCACCATCAATCTCAAATTTTAtcatccttaaaaaaattaaaaagaaaaatcccaaattgAACAAGTGGCACAAGAGTATCATCAAGTGATAATAGAATTTTACCATCCTTGGAGCACCATCAATCTCAGCAACTTCCATCCCAGTAACAATCATGCCAGGCACAACCTCCCTAGTGAGCTTCACAATGGCATCCTCTGCCTTGTTCATGTCAAGGGCTTTCATCCCTGGCACACTATCAATCAACCCAATGCTCTTGAGCCTCTTCACCCCAGTGGCGCCAAAGGGTCCATCATGGCCACAAGAACTCACCACCACCTTAGCCTCCATCACATTGGGGTCCATGCAGGATTGAGTGTCATGGTTCATTGAAACCAAGGCCCAGTTTGTCACCACCCCACCAACTCTCCCGTTCTTCACAATCAAGTCCTCGGCCGCCACGGCGTTGAAGAGCTTCACGTTTGGCCTGGCCAAGAGCTTGCTCATGATGGTGGAAGTGAACAATGCAGCGTGCTTGATCACCACGTAGTTGTCTTGTTCGTCATACTCAAGACCAAGCTCGTCTAGGAAGAGGTGTGCGGGCTTACGCACTACCTGCACTTGCACAATCATCATACACCATTAGATGATCTTGTgtcatcaaattaattattcatgtaTCTTCACATTCGATCGCATTCTTCATTATTTGTTTCATaccctttaatatatatatactcttaaAAATCACATAGTTAACAATTCAGAAATCACAATTATAAATAGTGTAATCAAAACGGacgatgaaataaaaaaatcaatatacacactcttttttttttttgaagctaacatacaataataacaaaaaatatatatgtgaaatTTTTCCATTGAAAAAATGCTGGTCCAATTTGACTTTTGACCGGACCAATTAACtgattttaacatttatttgtCTGTTTATTAAATCTAATTATAAATCTACTATTAACAAATTTCCATTATTTctctatttattaaataaaaatattaattttttttactagttcaTATTATTAAGTGTATTTCTATATTAGTTTaacacttttttataaaatacgcttaaatatatttagtccttataattgaggatttttgtgtttttttcattataaaattattattttttttattttcagtccttaattataaattaaatttattttgtataattttcatttttgtgacattttagataaaaaaatttaattttcaaagtaaTCAGtagtttaaggactaaaaataaaaatataattttgtaagaataaaataaataaaaaaatgctaaattgtaaggattaacaaaatatttaaacctaTAAAATATCAAGTTGCTATCCAGTATTTTAATTATCGTTGGCtaagaaatttataaattattaaataagcttttctttaatttcgaaaactataaatgttttaaacatttaaagtgttattaatgattattttttcttcctataacaatattcaatttttttgctgaatatatttaatgataattgttataataagttaataatttaacataaattataagatattaaaTACAGACATTTTAATCAAAGTATATTAGTGTTTTATGATgagttgcatttttttaaacagaacAACAAATACAagtagatattttttataaaaaagaaaagaaaagaaaagaaaaatagagaggCTATGtacataaaatgatttttacattAGCAACAGATAgccattaaacttttttttagtataaaaaaatacaggCATTAAGGCACCATTTGTCACGATAAGATTTCGCTTTCTATTAAAGATCCAATGCGAAAAACAACACCTGTGAGTCTGTGACTGAGTCATCACATCTAAAGTTTATCCTtaattaaaaaaggaaggaTAAAATGAAGTGGTATTATGTtcgaaaagattttttttttattgccttGTAAGTTtccaagtaataataataataataaaacaagagaaacaaaaaggGAAGCCGCGGGTTGATAGGATGAGTTACCGACCATGGCAGAGAAGAGTTGGCCGCCGAGCCAGGCGCCGCCGCCGGGGCTGACGGACTGCTCGACTATGGCGATATTGACGGAGGGGTTTTTGGAGAGCTCGTAGGCGCACGAGAGACCCGCGGAGCCTGCGCCGACGACGACGACGTCGGTGTCGGCGTGGGTGACCATGTCGGTCATGTACCTGCGGGTCATCTCGCGCGACACGATCGACTCCCTAATCGGCTCGAACCGGAACGAGCCGAAGTCGTAGGGCGGCGGTGGCGCTGCCGCGGACATGGAGGCGCGTGGCCTGTGGGGGCGGAGAGTGGGGGTGGCATGGAAGGAGGGgaatgatgaagatgatgatttgttGAAGAGGGATGAAGGGTGTGATGTGAGGAAGGAGGAGGTGATGGTGGAAGAAGCCATGTTTGTTTCAGTTTCAGTGGTGAGTGGAGTGAGTGAGGAAACAACGGAGTTAGATATTTATGGATGGGACTTGAACAAAATTGGAAAGTTTGAAAGTACTGCTTTAGGAGAACGGGTTTCTAGAGAATGCATGGAGGACACGTGGCAACTTATCATTGAAAATCAACGGTGCTGACTTTTGAATCGAGATCATTTGCGTTGATTTATCTATCAGTTACATTGTACCATTGGTACTTTGGTAGTGCAAAGACTGCAAGTGGAGTTTTCTTTACCATTTACCAAGGGGTAAACGGTAAACTCGGTACAGATAAATTGAAGGATAAATAGTAAATTTGATTTCTAAGATGTGAGggtgaaaaattaatttctcaaaaaaaaaaaaatctttgaatgtgtaaaaatatgataaattgattttgttattaaaattgtgagacacttttgttataaaatttgtaatgtttaatcatcaatttaaaaatacttcttttgtttgattcttatttataagtcaataaaaaaaatatttcattttatctcttttgtgtattaattattttttactaaaacatCCTAAACTTTCTCTTTGTTTCTAGTATAAATGTAggagaaaataaatagattctcaataaaattaaagatatatttgaaaaaacattataattatagacaaaaaatttaatgttattaagtaattttcttaataagcCTAAATTAGTTAACTATATCTTATAATTAGAGAAAAGAtagtaagttgtattttttcaaaaatcaatatgtcattaattaaattacaaattttaagaatcaatttatcattaaattattcataaaattaatatgtcaCACCATTTTGCtcatttagaaattaatttaaattttttattttttatggataaatttCTCACCATcttgcatttttacaatttgtcACCCtaaatagaataatatttaGATGTAGTTACATGGGTGTTATCAGGGCTATCTATAGAAtcaaaattgaagttttatGTTGATAATAAAGTGTAATAAAAAGACGTCCTCAAATGTTAATGCAAAttgctaaaatgaaaatttaaattttaataaaaaaaattatatcaacagCACTTACAAAATTATATGTAAGCTTTGTTCATGTAAATATAGGAAAGCTAGCAAGTGGCTAGCAACAAACTCACttacttatttcttttaatatagcttttattattaattaaaaattgtggggggaaatttattaaataagatataagaattttaagaatttttattttttttattaatttttaactaataaaagagTGTGATACATATTGTATTACTAGCGTTGCTCGGTAACATGGTTCtttgtataagaaaaaaaaaaataactaattcatCTATGTCAACAAAACTAGGTAAGTCTTAAatggtttaaattttattttaaaaatattcatagaattaaataaattatgtaatataataatatttaaagaaaaggcACATAATTTAAGGGGTAATTTTTTCACcaatgattaaattatttaacgGGTCAATAATCACATCTACTTACAGGGAGAATGAGTAGACATGTCATTAATAAATTCTGTACTTATCTAAggatataaaacaaaattagcGTTTAATAATCTAAAtggattcatattttttataattacaataaaaatattttcatttttttgtcttgGTAAAGACTAGTAGTGtcattattattagtttaagaaattttacacacacaaaaatcaaatataaatcattatatttagattattttttcacATATAAATACAGTAAAACCTTATATTATTACATCACCCttttagattataaaaatattctcaTTTAATTCTCAAGGACCATAGACAATATCTTAATAATTTTCTACAAACTATTTGacttcttcataaaaaaaagtattaaatgaaaaggtatgtatatttagtattttgaaaatataaaatatatttaatatttacatgCAAAGAAAGTAGGTGGATTAGTATGGAAATGttagaagagaagaaaatttagaattattaggaaaaaaaaagtaagagagaaaataatatacaaTAAGTGACgttgaaaattttcttaaagaaaaatagaaaaatgaagtGCAAATCGGAAATGAGATTaaatgtaaatgaaatgaaCATTTATAAAGATGGTTTACAAAGAGATataattatggaaagaaaatatTCAAGTAAAACCTAATTTTGTTTAGAAGTAGAATAAAAGAGatagaaaagaaatgaaaaaaataaagagagaaaaaaatataataaataatgtgatagaaaataagaaaaaattaaaaaaaaaaacatatagaaTGAAAAAATAGATGTACAAATATTGTAAGCCTTTCCATAACATTTGCCTCAAGTTTTACTGGCCATTTGTTTTACACAGagacaaagttttgaaaaaatacaTAGAATTTCCATCAAGTTTTACTAGCCTTTCTTAAGAGACATGACAAtagtgtttcttttttatttcaaaaatagaatttaattttatgtaaaaaaagtagttttataaaaaaagtctaagtaaaatgtttttttcttcaaaatttgtatatccattctccctttttttcctcaataaataaattatatatacaaatcagataattaattattag harbors:
- the SC-03 gene encoding thiamin biosynthetic enzyme isoform X1, with the translated sequence MPPPLSAPTGHAPPCPRQRHRRPTTSARSGSSRLGSLSCAYELSKNPSVNIAIVEQSVSPGGGAWLGGQLFSAMVVRKPAHLFLDELGLEYDEQDNYVVIKHAALFTSTIMSKLLARPNVKLFNAVAAEDLIVKNGRVGGVVTNWALVSMNHDTQSCMDPNVMEAKVVVSSCGHDGPFGATGVKRLKSIGLIDSVPGMKALDMNKAEDAIVKLTREVVPGMIVTGMEVAEIDGAPRMGPTFGAMMISGQKAAHLALRSLGLPNALDSVGNVHPELVLAAAESAEIADA
- the SC-03 gene encoding thiamin biosynthetic enzyme, with amino-acid sequence MASSTITSSFLTSHPSSLFNKSSSSSFPSFHATPTLRPHRPRASMSAAAPPPPYDFGSFRFEPIRESIVSREMTRRYMTDMVTHADTDVVVVGAGSAGLSCAYELSKNPSVNIAIVEQSVSPGGGAWLGGQLFSAMVVRKPAHLFLDELGLEYDEQDNYVVIKHAALFTSTIMSKLLARPNVKLFNAVAAEDLIVKNGRVGGVVTNWALVSMNHDTQSCMDPNVMEAKVVVSSCGHDGPFGATGVKRLKSIGLIDSVPGMKALDMNKAEDAIVKLTREVVPGMIVTGMEVAEIDGAPRMGPTFGAMMISGQKAAHLALRSLGLPNALDSVGNVHPELVLAAAESAEIADA